A portion of the Stigmatella aurantiaca DW4/3-1 genome contains these proteins:
- a CDS encoding phage holin family protein codes for MDLESERLERSQLESLTTAELIRHAFAEARLLVKAEVLHAKKELREEVKAARTGGILLGAALVLALCGLAALFVALGLVLPVASALGVLLVGVVILLLAGGLAWMGKKKLPTKPLNHTQERLKADFDMARETLQ; via the coding sequence GTGGACCTCGAATCGGAACGCCTGGAGCGAAGCCAACTGGAGAGCCTGACCACCGCCGAACTCATCCGGCACGCCTTCGCGGAAGCAAGGCTGCTGGTGAAGGCGGAGGTCCTGCATGCCAAGAAGGAGCTGCGTGAGGAAGTGAAGGCCGCGCGAACTGGCGGCATTCTGCTGGGAGCCGCCTTGGTCTTGGCGCTCTGTGGGCTGGCGGCCCTCTTCGTCGCGCTGGGGCTGGTGTTGCCCGTGGCCTCCGCGCTGGGCGTGCTGCTGGTGGGGGTGGTCATCCTTCTGCTGGCCGGCGGGCTGGCCTGGATGGGCAAGAAGAAGCTGCCCACGAAGCCCCTGAACCACACCCAGGAGCGCCTCAAGGCGGACTTCGACATGGCGCGGGAGACACTTCAATGA
- a CDS encoding glucose-6-phosphate isomerase, which produces MSQRELWERYKRYLCVSPSLGFSLDISRMKFTEAFLDRMREPLKAAFDAMEDLEKGAIANPDEKRQVGHYWLRAAELSPEAGIGRAIRDTLADVHWFAEEIHAGRIVPQTAERFTQLLVIGIGGSALGPQLVADALGGPSDRMKLFFFDNTDPDGMDRVLAQMGDKLAETLTLVISKSGGTKETRNGMLEAERAYKARGLEFSAHAVAVTGDNSELDRYAKKNSWLRTFPMWDWVGGRTSVLSAVGLLPARLQGLDVDGLLAGAREMDRQTRQRELAQNPAALLALMWFHAGNGRGTHDMVILPYKDRLLLLSKYLQQLVMESLGKELSLDGKVVNQGIAVYGNKGSTDQHAYVQQLREGVHNFFVTFVEVLKDREGPSQDVEEDATSGDYLVGFLLGTRRALYEKDRESILLTVPEVSPRTLGALIALYERAVGLYAQLVHINAYHQPGVEAGKKAAGAVLELQRKVLSHLRGKRGQGKTAEELATAISAPDEVETIFQVLEHLAANPDHGVSRTEGPTPFDARYQVA; this is translated from the coding sequence ATGAGCCAGCGGGAGCTGTGGGAGCGGTACAAGCGCTATCTGTGTGTCAGCCCGTCCTTGGGCTTCTCGCTCGACATCTCGCGGATGAAGTTCACCGAGGCCTTCCTGGACCGGATGCGCGAGCCGCTGAAGGCGGCATTCGACGCGATGGAGGATCTGGAGAAGGGAGCCATCGCCAACCCGGACGAGAAGCGCCAGGTGGGCCATTACTGGCTGCGCGCCGCGGAGCTGTCGCCCGAGGCGGGGATCGGCCGGGCCATCCGCGACACGCTGGCGGACGTGCACTGGTTCGCCGAGGAGATCCACGCTGGGCGAATTGTCCCGCAGACGGCCGAGCGCTTCACCCAGCTGCTGGTCATCGGCATTGGCGGCTCGGCGCTGGGGCCCCAGTTGGTGGCGGACGCGCTGGGCGGGCCGTCGGACCGGATGAAGCTGTTCTTCTTCGACAACACGGATCCGGACGGCATGGACCGGGTGCTTGCCCAGATGGGTGACAAGTTGGCGGAGACGCTCACCCTGGTCATCAGCAAGTCGGGCGGGACCAAGGAGACGCGCAACGGCATGCTGGAGGCCGAGCGGGCCTACAAGGCGCGCGGGCTCGAGTTCAGCGCGCACGCGGTGGCCGTCACGGGCGACAACAGCGAGCTGGACCGGTACGCGAAGAAGAACAGCTGGCTGCGCACCTTCCCCATGTGGGACTGGGTCGGCGGACGCACCTCCGTGCTCTCCGCGGTGGGCCTGCTGCCCGCGCGGCTCCAGGGGCTGGACGTGGACGGGCTCCTGGCGGGCGCGCGGGAGATGGACCGGCAGACGCGGCAGCGGGAGCTGGCTCAGAACCCCGCGGCGCTGCTCGCGCTGATGTGGTTCCACGCCGGCAACGGGCGGGGCACCCACGACATGGTCATCCTGCCCTACAAGGACCGGCTGCTTTTGCTCTCCAAGTACCTCCAGCAGCTCGTCATGGAGTCGCTGGGCAAGGAGCTGTCGCTGGACGGCAAGGTGGTCAACCAGGGCATCGCCGTCTACGGGAACAAGGGCTCCACGGACCAGCACGCCTACGTGCAGCAGTTGCGCGAGGGGGTGCACAACTTCTTCGTCACCTTCGTGGAGGTGCTCAAGGACCGGGAGGGCCCCTCCCAGGACGTGGAGGAGGATGCCACCAGCGGGGACTACCTGGTGGGCTTCCTGCTGGGCACGCGCCGGGCGCTCTACGAGAAGGACCGCGAGTCCATTCTGCTCACCGTGCCGGAGGTGAGCCCGCGCACGCTGGGAGCCCTCATCGCCCTCTATGAGCGCGCGGTGGGTCTGTACGCCCAGCTCGTCCACATCAACGCCTACCACCAGCCTGGCGTCGAGGCGGGCAAGAAGGCCGCCGGGGCCGTGCTGGAACTGCAACGCAAGGTGCTCTCCCACCTGCGCGGCAAGCGGGGCCAGGGAAAAACGGCGGAGGAGCTGGCCACCGCCATCAGCGCGCCGGACGAGGTGGAGACGATCTTCCAGGTGCTGGAGCACCTGGCGGCCAACCCGGACCATGGGGTGTCGCGCACCGAGGGCCCGACGCCCTTCGATGCGCGCTACCAGGTGGCCTGA
- a CDS encoding sterol desaturase family protein, which translates to MEELHIPDLIVLAIPFFIVSLIAEGLLVNKMRREGRPLVGHTVRDTAASMSMGLGNLAINLVWKGAAFAVYAALYQLTPLRMGTGPWAWVLLLFADDFCYYWFHRVHHECRFFWASHVVHHSSQHYNLSTALRQTWTPMTGLPFWMPLALLGFHPVMIVTAQSISLLYQYWVHTETVGRIGPLEWVLNTPSHHRVHHASNVQYLDKNYGGILIVWDRLFGTFQPEVERPVYGLTKNLHTFNPARIAFHEYAAILKDLQRPEPLRTRLGRVFHGPDWTPGPDQRPPDNTAHTLSA; encoded by the coding sequence ATGGAAGAACTTCACATCCCCGACCTCATTGTCCTCGCCATCCCCTTCTTCATCGTCTCGCTCATCGCCGAAGGGCTGCTCGTCAATAAGATGAGGCGCGAGGGCCGCCCGCTCGTGGGGCACACCGTCCGGGACACCGCCGCCAGCATGTCCATGGGGCTGGGCAACCTGGCCATCAACCTCGTCTGGAAGGGCGCCGCCTTCGCGGTGTACGCCGCGCTCTACCAGCTCACGCCACTGCGGATGGGCACCGGCCCCTGGGCCTGGGTGCTGCTCTTGTTCGCCGATGACTTCTGCTACTACTGGTTCCACCGCGTCCATCACGAGTGCCGCTTCTTCTGGGCCTCGCACGTGGTCCACCACTCCAGCCAGCACTACAACCTCTCCACGGCGCTGCGGCAGACGTGGACGCCCATGACGGGGCTGCCCTTCTGGATGCCCCTGGCGCTGCTGGGCTTCCACCCGGTGATGATCGTCACCGCGCAGTCCATCAGCCTGCTCTACCAGTACTGGGTCCACACCGAGACCGTCGGGCGCATCGGCCCCCTGGAGTGGGTGCTCAACACGCCCTCGCACCACCGCGTCCACCATGCCTCCAACGTGCAGTACCTCGACAAGAACTACGGCGGCATCCTCATCGTCTGGGACCGGCTCTTCGGCACCTTCCAGCCCGAGGTGGAGCGCCCGGTGTATGGGCTGACGAAGAACCTCCACACCTTCAACCCGGCGCGCATCGCCTTCCACGAGTACGCCGCCATCCTGAAGGACTTGCAGCGCCCCGAGCCCCTGCGCACCCGGCTGGGCCGCGTCTTCCACGGCCCGGACTGGACCCCCGGACCGGACCAACGTCCCCCGGACAACACTGCACACACCCTTTCCGCTTGA
- a CDS encoding TetR/AcrR family transcriptional regulator: protein MPPRKASPEATARRTQQERREETRRRLLDATIGVLVEQGYARLTTVEVARRAGVSQGAIFTHFETKAELLVAAVEHLFPRLIQDYLAGYGGLPGGRDRIGAAVEMLWAVFERPEMLAAVELYVAARTEPELQAALATVEGPHRNNLVRVARGLFPEAAEHPDFEAVVELIIDAVQGGAIARVARPHHPALRRMRQVLIRFVHRSFTRHRRQARAQS, encoded by the coding sequence ATGCCCCCGCGAAAGGCATCTCCGGAAGCCACCGCCCGCCGCACCCAACAGGAGCGGCGGGAAGAGACGCGCCGGAGGTTGCTGGACGCGACCATCGGGGTGCTGGTCGAGCAGGGCTACGCGCGGCTCACCACGGTCGAGGTCGCCCGGCGGGCCGGGGTTTCCCAGGGCGCGATCTTCACCCACTTCGAGACCAAGGCGGAGCTGCTGGTGGCCGCCGTCGAGCACCTCTTTCCCAGGCTCATCCAGGACTATCTCGCCGGCTACGGGGGTCTGCCGGGCGGACGGGACCGCATCGGCGCCGCGGTGGAGATGTTGTGGGCCGTCTTCGAGCGCCCGGAGATGCTCGCCGCCGTCGAGCTGTACGTGGCGGCGCGCACGGAGCCCGAGCTCCAGGCGGCGCTGGCCACCGTGGAGGGGCCTCACCGCAACAACCTCGTGCGCGTGGCGCGCGGGCTGTTCCCCGAGGCAGCCGAGCACCCGGACTTCGAGGCCGTCGTCGAGCTGATCATCGACGCGGTGCAAGGGGGCGCCATCGCGCGCGTGGCCCGGCCCCACCACCCCGCCCTGCGGCGGATGCGGCAGGTGCTCATCCGCTTCGTCCACCGCAGCTTCACCCGGCATCGGCGGCAGGCCCGCGCCCAGTCCTAG